The nucleotide window AATGCTTTTGATCCTGATCAATTTACTCCTATAGAACTGAATGAGCAACCAACAAAGTTTAATTTACAGGCTGCAGGTAATGTTTCTAATTCTGATTTATATAAAAATGTAGTATTAAATAATGTTGCAATAGAAGAAGAAAATGTAAAAGGAACTTTATTTAATAGTGGTCTGCAAGAAATTACAGTACCTCAATTGTTAGTAACCTATTATACTAAAGACAAGAAAATGGTTTGGGTAGATCATATGTTTCTAAAGAATGGTATTCGTCAGCAAAGAAAACAATACTTTTCTTATCCTATTTTAAAGAACGATACTTTAAAAGTAATAAGTACAGATATGAGCAATTGTTATGTAAACGGTTTACCAAATAAGGATATTGCTGCAAAAATTATTGCAGATAGAATAGAAAATCATGATAGAAACAACCTCTTACAAATAGATGATGAAAAGTATCAATATTTAAAAATAGAAATGAATAATTATATTGGTAACCCTAAATGATGAGCTATAAAACTATCCTTTTTTATATAGTATTCTTTACCACTTGTTTAGTTAGTGCTCAAAATTCTATTGACATAAAATTACTGAATGATACAACAACTTATGTTGTTGGAGACTCTATTGTTCTAAAATTTAAAACTACTAACACTAAATCATTACAATTATACTGTGCCAATAGTTATGGTAACACTTTAGTACAATCTACAATTAATAACGACGTCCATTCATTTGCAATTCCTAGGTTTCTAGCTATTAAAAAGGGAGTTTTAAATTGGTCTGCATTTACCAATAAACAAAGAATTACAGGTAATATTTCTATTTTACCAAAAGAGAACCCTGTAATGATGGAAACCTATTTAGGGCCACCAAGCATAGAAGCTGGTGGTACAGATTATACAATGTTAGTGGTTATACCTACAGATGATTTAGACAATCCTTTAGTTGATGGTACTGAAATAGACATTAATAAGCAATTCCTAACATCACAAGAAAAAATAGACATAAAATCGAATAATTTAATTGGTTATAGAAGAATATTTTCACCAATAAAAAGTGGTAGAGTTATTTTATCATCTAAAGCCAAGCAATTAGATTCTAAAGAGTTTGATGTTAATATTATGCCAGCAATTGCAGAAAACTTTCAAATATTTTATGATAGAATTCATGAATATGCAGATGGTAATCAAATAACCACATTTTATACATCTATCATAAAAGATAAAAATGAAAATGTTGTAAGTGATGGTACTTTTGTAGATTTCTTTGTAAAAAATTTAGCAGGCAATGTTTTAAAAACATCTGGAACTACCATAAAAGGAATAGCATACGCGAAAATGCTGCATCCAGATGCTCAAGAAACTTGGAATGTAAAAGCAATTATTACAGGAATTTCTGAAAGTGATACTATAAGTTTATCTTATAAAAGAGCCATAACAGATTATTCAGTAACTTTTAGTGAAGGCAACAGAAAAATTAAAATTGGCCCAATTAAAAGTTTTATGAATCAAATGATTCCTGATGGATTAACGATAACTCTTAAGGTTTTTTATAAGGGCAAAGAAATAGAAGAAATGATAAAACCTTCTAGAGATGGGTATGCTTTCTTTGAGCTAGATAAAGCCATTTATAAAGATGATGTATATACATTTAAAATAAATACTGCTGGAATAGAGAAAAATTATGAGTCTAAAAAAATATGGTAAAAACGAATAAACATATGCTTAGAATATTTTTAATCATGAGTTACATTTTAGTAATCTCAGTGATCACTTTTTTAATCAGTTCTCTTTTTACCTATTTAAATACTGGTGCAGATAGAAGTAAAATACTTCATCTCGAAGTTAAAAAAGAAGTGCAATATTTACCCAAATTAACCTGGGCAGAAAATGGTAATGAAGGTAGAGAAATGGATGATCAAGTACTAAATAGTATAGAAAACGATTATTTAGATGCTTGGTATGTAAAAAATGTAGCCTTTAGAAATAATGATATAACTGGTATAGAAGACTTTTATACAGAAAGTGCAAGAGTTAATCTTTATGATAATATTGACAAAAACAAACTAGATTCTTTAACCATAGAATCTACCACATTTAAGCATAAACCAGATATTTTATTTTTTAGTGAAGATGGTCAACTAATTGTTTTAGAAGATAAAAAAGTAATTGAATACAAGAAATTTTATAAAAAAGATGAACTGGTTTTTGAAACCACAGAAGAAAACTCTTACAAAGTAATTCTTTTACTAGAAGATGGTTTTTGGAGAATAAGACATATGGTTAAGCAATCTTCTAAACCTGTTACTCCTATTATGAAAAATGTTCCTATGAACTTTACCATGAAAGGAATTAATTATTATCCAAAAGATACTCCTTGGGATATGTTTGGTGATGATTTTAAACTACGTACCATAAAAAAAGACTTTAAAATTATTCGAAAAGCAGGTTTAAATTCAATACGTATTTTTATTCCTTATGAAGATTTTGGGAGTGCTGTAGTTTTACCAGAAAAATTAGAAAAACTAAGAAAAGTTTTAGATGCTGCAGAAAAAAATGAATTAAAGGTAGTTGTTACTCTTTTTGATTTTTATGGTAACTATGACATTTTAGATTGGACATTAAATCAAAGACATCTAGAAACAATTGTAAATACTTTTAAAGATCATAACGCAATTTTGGCTTGGGACTTAAAAAACGAACCTAATTTAGATTTTGATCAAAGAGGAAAAGAAAACGTAATTTCTTGGTTAGAGCAAATGCTTATTTTAGTAAAGTCTATTGATAAAAACCATGCAGTAACTGTAGGTTGGTCTAATACAGAAAGTGCACATATTTTAAGTGATCAGTTAGATTTTGTAAGCTTTCATTACTATGAAGATAAAGCCAATTTTGAAGATGATTATCTTGTATTAAAAAAACAAATACCAAATAAAGAATTGGTGTTGGGTGAATTTGGTATTTCTTCTTATAGTGGTTTATGGAAACCTTTTATTGGTTCTCCAGAAAAACAAGCAACATATCATCAAGAAATGCAAAAAGTCCTTAATAAAAATAATATTTCATTTTTATCTTGGACTTTGTATGACTTTGAATCTGTGCCCTCAGAAGTTGTAGGGAAACTTCCTTGGAGAGTAAATCCTCAAAAAGAATTTGGTTTTATAGACATTAAAGGGAATAAAAAACCATCTTTTAAACACATTTCTAAATAGTAGAAACGTTTTTTACTGAACCTTGTTTTTTAGCTGCAATCTTTTCGAATTCTTCTAAATAAATGTTAGTTATTCTTTCCATTGGGTAAGCAGTTGCAGCTTCATAATTTGCTTTTTCCAAATGGATTCTATGATCATTATTTGTTACAATAGCTTCTATTGCTTTTGCTAAACTCTCTGTACTTTCTGGTGCAAAAAACTCTCCTCTATAACCTTCATCTTCAATTAAGGTTGCTAAATCACCTAAATTAGGCATAACAACTGCTTTACCATAACTACCTGCTTGATGTAACACTCCAGAACTACCTGTAGTTGATGTATAAGGGAAAACAACTACTGCACTTTCTGTAAATAATGGTGCTACTTCCTCTTCTTCTACATAACCTGTAAATCTTAACTGAGGTACATGCTTATATTTCTCTTGTACGTTCTTTAAATATCCAGGTACATTTGGATTATCTGTACCAGCAACAACAATTTCTAAATCTAATCCAGATGAAGCTCTCACCATTTCTACAGCTTCAATCATTCTTTCTACTTTTTTATAAGTACCAAACTTACCAAATGTCATTATTTTTAATGGTCCTTCAGGTAAATCATGAGAAGGTTCTGCAGGAATTTCAAAAGTTCCATGAGGAATCATTTTTACATTTCCTGTTTTATATTTTTCTTCTAAAGTGGTTACATATTTATCCATAGTTACAGCAACTAAATCTGCTTTTAAAATTAACTTAGTTAAAGATGTACCTATAAAGTTGTATGCTTTTTGTGCTAATTTATTTGTTGTAAAACCTGCTTTACCTAAATCTACTTGCTCTAAAATGTTGTGTAACAAAACAATAGTAGGTATTTTTTTCATCTTACAAATTAATGGTAACATTAAACCAGTTGCTGCAACTACTTTCTTATCTCCAAACTTCATAAACTGTAAGTTGAATAAAACTGAATCTGGTTTTACTTGAGAGATTGCTTTGGTTACACTAAAAATGTTTTTGTAACTATTAAATTTCCAGCATTCTTTAACAGTTATTTTACATCCGTTTTCTGTGAAAGAAATATCTTTTGCTCCAGGGGTTTCGTCTGTTAATAATACTAATTCAGTAACCTTTTCACTTTGTCTAAAGCTTTTTACTAAATGGTAAGCATATTCGTTTAAAGTTACTTTACTTGGTGGGTAAGCTGTTACTATTGCAAGTTTCATAATTTTTATTTTTTTTAAGTTAATACAAATTTCATTCTTTTCTACTGTTTTTTCGATCGATAAAAGATTAAGAACAGTTTACTTTAGATGAATGGTATTATTATATAGTTTTTTTGATTTTTACTGATTTTGAATGGTTTAAGAAGAAATAAGTTAATTGAACCAATAACAATAAGATCATTGCTATAATCTGTACATGAACTACTTCTGCCAAAGAATTATGGTAAACTGTTACTAATACCACTTGTAACATTCCAAAAATACCAGATAAAACCACAGGTACATATTTATCTAAAGACAAATAGTAATAAGCGAATATGTTAGATATTGCAAACACACCAGTAGCTGAAGCGTATTTCCATAATAAAGGGGCTATTTCTAAATAACTGCTACCAAATAAAACGTTTATTATTTGCTCAGGAAAAAAGAAACAAGCCACAATAATAGAAGCTGCAATCAAACCAATATAACTTACATATTTCATTAAAATTGGTAAAGTAGATTTGCCATCTTTTTTAAGCTGAACTACTGTTGGTAATAATAACATTACAAACATCCAAGCAATAAAGTAAACAACTCTACCAATTAAAGCTAAAGAAGCGTATAAACCAGCTTCGTAAGAATCGAAATAATGTTTTACTAAAAGAATATCACTATTGTTAATAATAATCTGTGTTAATTCGTAAAAAGCAGTAATAATAAAGAAATTACGAACCAATTTACTTTTATCTATATCTAGTTTTAAAGAGGTTTTAAAAGAGAATATTTTATATTTAAAAGGAAACATTCCAAATACGAAAGAACATAAAATTCCAACTGCAATTAATACAGAAGAATCAAAATCTAGAAAATATAGTAAAGAAAAAGTAATAAGTAATCTACTAATCATTTCAGATTGGTAAGTAACAGATAAAAATGTAAGTTCTTGTTTACCCTGAAATACTCCCCTATTTACGCTCATTAAAAAATAAAATGGAACACCTATACCAAATAATAAAAACATTTTAGAAGTAGATGTTTTAAAGAACTCCTGCAACTCAGCAGAAAAAATAATAATAGCTAAGGCTAAAACAACTCCTACAATAAATGCTCGTTTATATAAGGTTGAAATGAATGCTTTAAAAATTTTATTCTCGAACAAAACCGAAAATTTTGCAGCTACTAGTTGAAAAGTCATGGCTACAAAAGATAAGACCAATAAGAAAGTTACTAAAATGGCTGCATCTGCAAATTTGTCTGGACCTAAAAATCTACCTAGTATTAAATTGTAAAGATAGTTACCACCATTAACGAGTAAAACACTTAGCATAAAGAGCTGTTCTGGCTTTATTTTGCTCTGTATTAATTTAATAGTTGCATTCATGATTTTTTTTTTATACAAATATCGAATAGATGTCTAATTTTTAATTAAATTATCGATGAAAAACAATTACCTTTAGATTAGCGTTATAATTTAATAGCTAAAACCATAAAAATCAATATTAATACAAATGCGAAAGAAAAACCTCCTATTCATTCTAATAGTATTCATTGCACAAATTACCTTTTCACAAGAAATGAAAGAGGGCTTTACTTACTTAGAAACAGGTAAATACAAAAAAGCTGAAGTGTTTTTCAAGCAAATTTTAGAAGATTTTCCAACCAATAAAACAGCAAAACTTTGTTATGGTAGAGCAGTTGGTTTAAATGGTAATGCAACAAAAGCTACTACCATTTTTACAGAATTGTTGGATAAATATCCTAGTGATTTTGAGGTTAAATTGAATTATGCTGAGTCTCTTTTATGGGGAAGTCAATTTCAAAAGGCAAAATCTTACTATAAAAACCTTGTAGATGAAGATGATCAAAGCTTTTCTGCTTTACTTGGTTATGCAAATACACTATCTAACCTAAAAGAATATGAAGATGCTCTTGTTTACGTAAACAAAGCTCTTAAAGTTTCACCTGGAAATCTTAATGCATTAGTTAGTAAAAAATACATGAGATTGGGTTTAGCAAACTCTAAAGTAACTGATAAGGAGTATGATGAAGCTGAACGAATTTTAAATGAAAATTTCAAAAGTTTTAAAAATGATAAAGAAACGTTACTGAATCTTGCCAATTTATACTTGATATCAAATCAACCAGAAAAGGCAAAAGAAGCCTATAAAACTTTGGGTTTAAACCCAAAAAACAAACTGATATCTTTAAACGGAATTGCATTGGCTCATCATATAAATGGTAAAGAAAAATTAGCATTAGCTACCAGTGAGCTTGCTTTAGCGTCTATTACAGAAAGTACTAATGAAACCGAAAAAAATCAAACTAAAGAGAGGTATATACAGGCTTTAATATGGAATAATAAATATTCTCTAGCTAAATCAGAAATCGATGAATTATTTGCAAATGCAGATGAACCAGAAAATTGGATGTTAAGTTTAAGAGCAACTTTAAACATTTATAAAAGCGACTTTAAAAAAAGTATAGAAGATTATAATTTAATTCTAGAAAACGATAGTGCCTCTTTTGATGGGAATTTAGGGAAAGCAAATGCTTTAAAAGCATCTGGTTTTTATAAGAATGCTTATAAAAGTGCGAATAACACTTTAGATTTTTATAAGAAACAAAAAGATGCTACTCAATTTATAAAAACATTAGACAAACAGTTTACACCCTTTGTAGAAACCAAAGCTGCTTATTCTTTTGATAATGGAAATAACAAAGCCTATTCTTACACTGTAAATTCTGAATTACCTTTATCTACCAAATTTAAATTAACAGGTTCTTATAATTACAGAACAACATCAAATAATGTTTTAAATTTAGACGCAAAATCTAACAACATTCTTTTAGGAGCTTCTTATCAATTATTAAATAACCTAACTTTAAATGGTAGCTTAGGATTTACTTCTTCTGAAGCTGAGAACAATAGTTTTAATCAGTTATTAGCAGATGTAAGTGTAAATATTAAGCCTTTTAAATTACAAGATTTATCTATTGGTTACAAAAGAGATATACAAAATTTTAATGCAGAATTAATAGATAGAGAAATAGTACAGAATAATTATATTTTAAATTATAGTTTGAATACCAACTTTAATTTAGGATGGTTTACACAATATTATTACACCTCTCAGAATGATGGTAACACTAGAAATTTATTGTTTACTTCTTTATATTATAACATATTAAAAAAACCATCTTTAAAGGGTGGATTTAATTATCAAAATATTTCTTTTAAGAATCAGGTGCCAACCATTTACTTTAGTCCAAGTAAGTTTCATGCTGTAGAGGTTTTTATCAATTTAATTAAAGACGAAAACGCAGCTAAAGAAAAAGAATGGTTTTATGGTTTAACTGCAGCTACTGGTTTTCAGTTTATAGAAGATGATGAAAGACAAGGTACTTATAGAATACAAACTACCTTAGGTTATAAATTCTCTGAGCGTAGTTTATTAAATTTTTATGGAACAAGAAGTAATATAGCCTCTGCAACTGCAGCTGGATTTACATTTACTGAAGTTGGTTTACGTTTTAAATGGTACTTTTTAGGTAAACCTATCTATAAAAAATAAAGACTAAAGAATTAACTTTAGTCTTTATATAAGGGTAAATTTTAGGGTACTATGAAAAATTTTCTTGTTTCTGTTGTGATATTTAAATCACTTTCAATGAGTCTTCTTATTGCTTGATTACAAAAGTTCCTTTATGAACTCTCTTTGCATCGTCTTCTATTACAAATTTGTAAATACCTGAATTCACTTTAGGTGCTGTGTAGTTTACACGAGTACTAGAGCCTGTTGTTGCAATCTTTTTAACATCTACAGTTCTACCTAATAAATCAAATACTTTAATATTTACAAATTCTGAAGTATTTGGCAATACAATTGTAGTATTTGTTGCAAAAGGGTTAGGGTAATTAACTAAGGTATTTTCATCTTCTATTGCAAAGTCTTCAGCAGATAAGACATTACCTGCAGCACTTAATGCTAAATTATCTACAGACATTTCAAATGATTTGTATGTTGAGAAATCTCCTATTACTGAAAATACTAGTGTTTTAACGTTTGTAATTGTTGCTGAGTTTCCACTTGCATCTTTAAACATATCAAAGTCAATACTTACAGCTCTTTTTGTGTTGTTTGCTGGTAAAGTATATCTTAATCTGTTTTCCCAAGTTCTATCATCTTCTTGCATTAATACAATTTCAATTGCTTGATTATTTGCTATTTCTGCATTCACAAAGTTGTAATCTGCAGCTAATACTGATTGATCTCCAGGTAATAAATGTCTGAATAAGTTAATGTTACCTTTTACCTCTCCTGATAAAGATACGTTTCTATCTACATCAAAGTTAGATTCATCATATACTCTATCTGAAGTTGAAATTGTAAAATCACTAACAGTTGCTTGATTATCTAAATAATCTAATCCCCAAGGACCATCTGCAAGATATAAGGCATCCTTTTGTGGTGATGAAGCCGTTTCTAAAGACAAACCTATATCAAATAAAACACCAGTTTGCACTGTTAAAATTTCATTATAGTTACCTGATAATCAATACGTTTCATTCATTTCCTCATAATCAGACAATTCTGTTTTAGCAATATTTCCCACAAAATTTAATGATGTTTCTTTTGTCTTATTTATGATTTCTAACTCTAATACTCCATTTGTATATTTACCAGACTTTACAAAAACATTAGGTAAAACGTTGTCTACTTGTGTACTTTTTAATCCATTTGTTGTAGTATGTGTATCTATAATATGATTTGCAATTGCAAATACTTGAGAAAATGAACTACCCCAGATTTGAAAGTTTTGATAATTTCCTGCTGGATATTGATCAATATTCCAAAAACTAAATAATTCGAATTCTGAACCATCTGTTTTTATAGAGAAACTTAACGTGTATTCTATATCTTCTGATGCTCTTTTAATTTTAGAAGCTATTATTTGATGACCTCTAGTAATTACAGTTCTAATATCTTCTAAGCTAGAGTTATTTAATCGATCACAAATAACCTTAGAGTGATCGTAAATTTTACCTTCTGTAGATGTTGCTAATACAGCAGATACTCTCTTGTCTCCTTCATACATATCCAAAGAGAATATTTCTACTGCATTTGTAATGCCTAATAAATCATCTGGACTAGAAACCTTAGCAGTTTCAGTTTTATACATACCTGTTTCTGGTAAATAATCTGCTAAAGAAGTAGTATTTGATTTACTTGCATACGCACTCTTAGAAAACTTTAATTGATTTGCTTTCTTGTTTAAATTATGCTTTACTTTCTCTCTTTTAAAATTTCTTTTTGCTATTAAGTTTGCTAACTCACCATTACTTTCTAAACCACCATCATTTGCTGAACTAACATCTGTTGCATCTTCTATATCTGCATAGTTTGTAGTATCCATCGCTTCATATGGATTTGCAGTTACATAAAAAATTGCATCATTAAAATCATTATCACAAGAACCATAATCTCTTCTAATGTCTTCAAAACCTAATATAATTCTCTCATTACTTGGATCTGCTAATAATACATTATGATATCTTAAATCTTCATTCGCTTCAGGATTAAAGTCTGGGTTGGAATATAGTTGCCAATGGCCATTACCTACTGTTTGAGTAGTTTGGCTCCAAGCATTAGCTAAAAGTACCCAACCAATACCTGTACCTGCTTTGAAAGAACCAATTTTAACTTTATCACCTACTAACAGTCCTCCTCCACTTCCTAAAGCTGAAGCATTTGGAAATATGATTGTAATATCTTCTTTGGCAGGAGTTGTTGTAAGAGGATTCTCTAAATCATAAGTATAAAAACCTAATACATTTCTATAACCTGCACCCTCACTTATAAATGTAATCCAAACATCTGCATCTTTACTTAATTTGATGTCAGTATCATAACCAGCAGTGATGTACTGAGGATTATAATCTGGTACTGGGTAAGATTCAGGTAAAGAGTTACTTATCATTTCTAAGGTAGCAACTGAAACTACATCTCTCTCATCTTCTAAATAAAGTGGGGTACCCATAGAATCATAATCTCCTAAAAAATTATATGACTGTGCATTTAATGCTAAAGCACCGATTGTAAAAATAAATAATAGTAATTTTTTCATGATATTTGGTTTATACCACAAATTTAAGCGTAAGAAGAGTGTATATTTTATAATTTCGGTTTTCTCTAATTGTAGTGTAGGTTAACTACAAATTAGTGTCGACGAATGGTAAATTAGCAAAAATTAAAGTTAGTTTAAAAAGCTAAATTACAGGCTATAACTGTTATATAGCCTGTAATCTAGAAGATTTAAACTGCTAGCTATAAGTGAAATAAAATTATAAATATTTCTCTTATAAAGCGTCTATAAATGTAGTAATTGTGTCTAAAATTTGATTGAATTTATCTTGTAAATCAAAACTACCTTTTAGCAAATCTTTTTCATAAGCATTTGCAATTTCATAACTTTGCTCTAAACCTAAAACACTTATTTTGTGCTTAAGTTTGTGCACAGACTCTTGTGTTTCTTTAGCCTCTTTTGCCTTTAAATGAGTGTAGTATTTCTCTTTTTCTTCAGGAAATTCTTCTTTAATAATGTCTAACATCATTTGTTTAACAGAATCATCACCTTGTGCATATTGGTCTATAATCTTAAAATTGGGAGTTTCCAAAGCTATTTTTTTAAAGTGAAATGAAATGTGGTACCTTCATTAATTTCAGATTCTAACCAAATTTCACCTTTATAAATATCGACAATTTTTTTAACTATAGACAAACCAATTCCACTTGAATTTTCAGATTTCTTTAATGATTGAAAAATTTTGAAAATTTTATCGAAATTCTTTTTCTCAATTCCAATACCATTATCTTTAATGGTAAATTTATAGAACGATTTCTGTTCTTCTACATTAATATGAATAAAGCCATTGTCTTTATCATTAAATTTAATGGCATTGCCAATTAAATTCTGAAAAAGCTGCTGAAATTTTATTTTATCACCTTTAATTTTTGGTAATGTATCTTTAACATCTATTGTTATGTTAATAGGTATGTAAAGCATATGAATAACTTCTTTTACCAAAACATCTAAATCTACTTCCTGCTCTTCATCAACCTTAGAATCTAAACTAGAAAATTTTAAAACATCAGAAATTAATGTTTCCATTTTTTCTAAAGTGATGTCTATATCATCAAAGTTCTGAAGACTGTCTTTATTAAAATGTTGCATGTTATCCATCTTAATCCAAGATGTTAAGGCAGATATACTTCTTAATGGTGATTTTAAATCATGAGATACAATGTGAGCATATTCTTTTAACTCTTCATTACTTTTTTCTAATTTAGATAATAGCTCTGCATTATCTCTCTCAGCTTTTTTGCGTTCTCTTAAATTTAAGGCACTTTTAAGTTGCATAGCCACTAAATTGGCTATACTTTCTAATGTTTTTATATGCTCTTGATGAAAGTAATTCTTTTGTGCATGCTTGGCATCAATTACGCCAATTACCTTTTTATCATTAATAATTGGAACAGAAATTTCTGAAAGTCTGTCCTTATCTATAGAAATATATCTTGAATCTAAACTGGTATCATGAATAATTTCTGAAATAGAAGAGGCTGCAACAGCACCTATAATTCCTTCTCCTAAAGCTACCTTTCTTCTATCATTTAATTTATTTACATGATAAGCAGCAATCGGTTCTAAAAATTGATTTTCATTATCTAATAGATAAACTACACAATTGTCTGTCTTTAAATAATTGGTGATTTTATTGGTAATTTCCCAAGATATTTCATTAACATCCTCTTTTCCTAAAATGGATTTGGCTGTATCATTTATTAAGTCTAAAACGTATTGTTTTTCTCTTTGTGCAGTAACATCTCTTATAATTCCTTGGGCTGCTATAGGATTATTGTCTTTGTCAAAAATAATACTAGCATTAATATTTACCCACTTAACATCGTTTGTTTGGGTAATAATTCTTGCATTATAATCTGCAAATCTACCTTTTTCGGTTAGCTCTGCAAATGAAGTCATTGCATAGGTGTAATCTTCATTATAGATTAAATCTACGACATTTACCTTTTCTTTTTCTAAGTTAAAACCAAAGAAATTCTCAGCAACATCATTCATTTTAATGACATTACCTTCTAAGTCCATTACAAGGTAAGCATCATTAATATTCTCAAAAACACCTTGTAATTGAGAGTTTTTTTCATCTAAAAGACTTTCTAGTTTAGCATTTACCTCTTTTAATTCAATAGATGTGTTGTAAAGTTCACGAGATTTATCTTCGAGGATTTTTTCTGCTTGTAACCTAGCTTTTTTTTGCCTATTTAATGCTCTTGTTAATATTTCTTCTTTTTCTTTACTCACTAATTTCTACGAATAATAAATCTTACTTCTGTTCCATCTTCTGCAATCTTTTCTAAAGTAATTTCTGCTGTGGTATTAAAATGTTTGAATGTTCTATTCATTAAACCTAAGCCAAAATAATACATTGCCCTGCTTGATTTGTATACCATTATTAGTAAATCTTTAGATTTTTCTTCTACAATAAAAGTTGGTAACTCTGCTTCTGGATAAATTTTTCGAACTTCGACATGAATATGGTTTTCTATTGAAGCCAACATTTCTATCGGGTCATTATACGTGTCTACCAATCCTATATAACTTCTTTCTATAACTGAAAAAAAATGTTCTCCATAAACCAATAACAAATCATCAATAGTAATGTTAGTACGTTCGCTTAAGTTGCTTAAAAGAGAAAGCATTTCTGAGAAATTATAAGTCCCAATAGACGTGTATACTCCTTCTGATTCTAATTCTGAAGCCTCAATAATTGAGTCTACCATTTCCATACCAAATTTATCTTCTACAAGATCTAAAAATTCAGTAAATACAATTCCTTTCATAGTTAATAGTTTAAAAATTCATTTAAGCTCCAATATCTAAATATCGCCTTAATTTTTGCTTCGTAATCTTCGTATTTTAAAGGTTTAATTACATAACCAGCTATTCCTAATTTATAACATTCATGTATATCTCTTTCATTATTAGAAGTAGTTAATATAATTACAGGAATATGCAAAAGTTCATCTCTACCCTTCATTATTTGCATAAACTCAATACCATTAGTATCTGGCATATTTAAGTCTAACAAAATAAGATTTGGCATGTCTTCTTCTATTCTTT belongs to Polaribacter dokdonensis and includes:
- a CDS encoding DUF4114 domain-containing protein: MKKLLLFIFTIGALALNAQSYNFLGDYDSMGTPLYLEDERDVVSVATLEMISNSLPESYPVPDYNPQYITAGYDTDIKLSKDADVWITFISEGAGYRNVLGFYTYDLENPLTTTPAKEDITIIFPNASALGSGGGLLVGDKVKIGSFKAGTGIGWVLLANAWSQTTQTVGNGHWQLYSNPDFNPEANEDLRYHNVLLADPSNERIILGFEDIRRDYGSCDNDFNDAIFYVTANPYEAMDTTNYADIEDATDVSSANDGGLESNGELANLIAKRNFKREKVKHNLNKKANQLKFSKSAYASKSNTTSLADYLPETGMYKTETAKVSSPDDLLGITNAVEIFSLDMYEGDKRVSAVLATSTEGKIYDHSKVICDRLNNSSLEDIRTVITRGHQIIASKIKRASEDIEYTLSFSIKTDGSEFELFSFWNIDQYPAGNYQNFQIWGSSFSQVFAIANHIIDTHTTTNGLKSTQVDNVLPNVFVKSGKYTNGVLELEIINKTKETSLNFVGNIAKTELSDYEEMNETY
- a CDS encoding histidine kinase, with product METPNFKIIDQYAQGDDSVKQMMLDIIKEEFPEEKEKYYTHLKAKEAKETQESVHKLKHKISVLGLEQSYEIANAYEKDLLKGSFDLQDKFNQILDTITTFIDAL
- a CDS encoding PAS domain-containing sensor histidine kinase, whose amino-acid sequence is MSKEKEEILTRALNRQKKARLQAEKILEDKSRELYNTSIELKEVNAKLESLLDEKNSQLQGVFENINDAYLVMDLEGNVIKMNDVAENFFGFNLEKEKVNVVDLIYNEDYTYAMTSFAELTEKGRFADYNARIITQTNDVKWVNINASIIFDKDNNPIAAQGIIRDVTAQREKQYVLDLINDTAKSILGKEDVNEISWEITNKITNYLKTDNCVVYLLDNENQFLEPIAAYHVNKLNDRRKVALGEGIIGAVAASSISEIIHDTSLDSRYISIDKDRLSEISVPIINDKKVIGVIDAKHAQKNYFHQEHIKTLESIANLVAMQLKSALNLRERKKAERDNAELLSKLEKSNEELKEYAHIVSHDLKSPLRSISALTSWIKMDNMQHFNKDSLQNFDDIDITLEKMETLISDVLKFSSLDSKVDEEQEVDLDVLVKEVIHMLYIPINITIDVKDTLPKIKGDKIKFQQLFQNLIGNAIKFNDKDNGFIHINVEEQKSFYKFTIKDNGIGIEKKNFDKIFKIFQSLKKSENSSGIGLSIVKKIVDIYKGEIWLESEINEGTTFHFTLKK
- a CDS encoding heme NO-binding domain-containing protein gives rise to the protein MKGIVFTEFLDLVEDKFGMEMVDSIIEASELESEGVYTSIGTYNFSEMLSLLSNLSERTNITIDDLLLVYGEHFFSVIERSYIGLVDTYNDPIEMLASIENHIHVEVRKIYPEAELPTFIVEEKSKDLLIMVYKSSRAMYYFGLGLMNRTFKHFNTTAEITLEKIAEDGTEVRFIIRRN
- a CDS encoding response regulator, translated to MRKEKLKVLLVEDDRIEVLKLQRSIAKDLDNYELTLATNGKEAFERIEEDMPNLILLDLNMPDTNGIEFMQIMKGRDELLHIPVIILTTSNNERDIHECYKLGIAGYVIKPLKYEDYEAKIKAIFRYWSLNEFLNY